From Trueperaceae bacterium:
GGTACGCCTTCACCGGTGCCCTCGTCTACGTCGTCTTCGTCGCGGTCGCCGCCTTCGCCGGCGTCCTTGCGCCCTACGAGCCGACCGAGATCCTGTTCACGCCCGAGGGAATGCTGGCCGCCGATCTCGCCCCCAACGCCGAGCACCCGCTGGGCACCACCAGTCTCGGCCGCGACATCTACTCCCAGCTCCTGTACGGGACCCGCAGCGCCCTCCTCGTCGGCCTGGTCGCAGCGTTCTTCGTGGTCGCCATCGGCACCGTCGTCGGCCTCGTCGCGGGCTACATGGGCGGCCTCGTCGACACGGTGCTCATGCGCATCACCGACGTCGCCTTCGGCATCCCCTTCCTCCCCTTCGTGATCGTGCTCTCCGCCTTCCTGGAGCCCAGCATCTGGAACGTGGTCCTTGCGATGTCGCTCATCCTGTGGCGCGACACCGGTCGCGTCATCCGCTCCCAGGTGTTGACGGTGAAGCACCGCGCGTTCGTCGAGGCCGCCCGCGTGTCGGGATCGTCGACCCCGCGCATCCTGTTCGTCCACATCGCCCCGAACGTGCTCCCCATCAGCCTCCTCTACGGCTCCATCGCCGTGGGGTGGGCCATCCTGACCGAGGCGAGCATCTCCTTCCTCGGGTTCGGTGCAACCGACCAGATCTCCTGGGGGTACATGCTTCAGGACGCCTACGTCAGCCAAGCCCTCTCGCGGGGGGCGTGGCACTGGTTCGTGCCTCCCGGTCTCGCCATCGTCGCCATCGTCGTCGCCGGCTTCTTCATCAGCCGCGGGTACGAGGAACTCCTCTTTCCGAAACTCAAGGACTGACGCCGTGCTTCTGGAAACCCACGACCTCACCATTCGCTACCGCACCCCGCAGGGGGACCTTCGTGCCGTCGACGGCGTCGATCTCGTCGTGCCGGAGGGCGAGATCGTCGGTCTCGTCGGCGAGTCCGGCTGCGGCAAAACGACGCTCGCCCGATCGCTCATCGGCGTCATGGCCGGGAACGCCTCGATCGAGCGGGGCGAGATCCGTTTCGAGGGGCGCGACCTCGTCGCCGCGGGGTCACGCGCCTGGAACGACCTCCGTTGGCGTGACGTGGCGTACATTCCGCAGAGCGCCATGAACTCGCTCGATCCGGTGTACCGGGTCGGCGACCAACTCCTCGAGGTCCTCGTGCGGCGCGGCGGCATGCGGCGCGCCGCGGCGCGGGCGCGTTCCGAGGAGCTGTTCGCGTTGGTCGGCATCGAAGCCAACCGCCTGCGCGACTATCCGCACGAGTTTTCCGGGGGGATGCGTCAACGCGCCGCCATTGCCCTGGCCCTCGCGCTCGATCCGAAACTCGTCATCGCGGACGAGCCGGTCACCGCCCTCGACGTGATCGTGCAACGCCAGATCCTCGATACCCTCAACGACCTCCAGAAACGCCTCGGGATCTCGGTGTTGCTGGTCACGCACGACATCAGCGTCGTGGCGTACGTCTGCGACCGCGTCGCCGTCATGTATGCCGGCAAGGTCGCCGAAGTCGGTCCCGTCGACACCGTGCTCGGTCGGCCCGTGCATCCGTACTCGATGGGCCTGATGAACGCCTTCCCCGACCTGGGGCGGGCGGCGCGTACCCTCGTACCCATCGAGGGGGCGCCCCCCGACCTCCACGCGCCGCCCGAAGGGTGCCGGTTCGCTCCCCGCTGTCCCTTCGTCGAGCCCCGCTGCGCGACGCAGCCCGCGCTCGTATCGCTCGACGAGGGGCACGCCGCCGCCTGCTGGCGGCACGACGATGCCGAGGCGTTGCGGCGCGAGGCGAGCGAGGTGACGACGTGGCAGACGTGACGAACCTGGTGGAGGTCCGAGGCCTCACGAAACACTACGAACGCCGTGGCACGCCGTTCGCACGCTTCGGAGCCGCACCCGAGGTCGTCCGAGCCGTGGACGGCGTCGACCTCACGATCCGGCGGGGTGAGGGCGTCGGCTTGGTCGGCGAGTCCGGGTGCGGGAAGACGACGACCGGTCGGCTGTTGCTTCGCCTCATCGAGCCCAGCAGCGGCAGCATTCGCTACGACGGCGCCGACGTCGGCGCGATGGGTGCGGCCGACCTCGCGGCGTTCCGGCGTCGCGCGCAGTTGGTGTTCCAGAATCCGTTCGAGGCGCTCAACCCTCGCTTCACCCTGTACCGCTCGCTCGTCGAGCCGCTCGCCAACGCCGGGGTCCCCGACGCCGACCACGAGGCGCGCATCCGGCGTGCGCTCGACCGCGTGCATTTGCGCGAACCCGATCGCCTGCTCGACAAGTTCCCTCACCAGGTCAGCGGAGGGCAGTTGCAACGTGTCGTCCTCGCCCGGGCGCTGGTGCTCGATCCCGAATTCATCGTCGCGGACGAGCCGGTCTCGATGCTGGACGTCAGCGTGCGCGCGGGCATCCTGAACGTGCTGCGCGAAGCCAAGCGCGACCTGGGGCTGACCGCGGTCTACATCTCGCACGACCTCGCCCTGGTGAGGTACGTGTGCGAGAGGACCGTCGTGATGTACCTGGGACGCGTGATGGAGGACGGGCCGACCGAGTCGGTGGTGCAGAACCCCGCTCATCCGTACAGCAAGGCTCTCGTGGCGGCGGTGCCGACCCCCGATCCGCAGCAGGAGCACGTGGCGTTGCCGATCCTTCCGGGTCGGCCGGACGCGACGGCGGTCCCGTCCGGATGCCCATTTCGCGAACGATGCCCCGAGGCGCACGCCCGGTGTGCGGAGGAGGTGCCCGCCGCGCACGAGATCGCACCGAATCACGTCGTGCACTGCCACCTGTTCGACGCATGAGGTCCGGACCGCTGGCCGGCCGGGAGGTGCCCTTCGACGTGCCGCTCGACGATCTCGTCGGGCCCCTCGACCGCGGCGATCGCGAGGCGATCCTGGCAGGGATCGAGGGGGTCTCGTCGGCCGCGAACCTGCAGCCGTGGCACGTGCAGGTGTTGGACGCCGACGCCGTGGCGGCGGCGGCGGCGCACGCCCTGGACGCCCTCGGTCGGCCGACCCCGAACCATCGGGGGCGCGCCTTGCGGGACGTGCCGTGGGTGCTCGTCGTGTCGATGGACGTCGGTCGCGCCAAGGCCCGGTTCGGAGAGCGGGGCGCCCACCTGTTCGGCGTGCAGGACGTCGCCGTGGCCTGCAGCGAACTGCGTCGCGCCGCCTGGCGTCGGGGCGTCGCCAGCCACTGGGTGCGGGAGATGGCGTGGGGGGCGGTCGGCGAGACGCTGGGGCTGTCGCCCCGCCGACGGCCGCAGGCGCTTCTGGCGTTCGGACGGCCCGCGCCGGGTGCAGCGCTCGAACCGCCGCCGTCGCTGCGGTGGCGTGACGTGGTGGACGCGACGGGCGGGGAGGTGTGAACGCCCTCGACGCCATTCGGGCGCGGCGGAGCGTGCGGGCGTTCGCGCCCGAGCCGGTCCCGGACGCGGTCGTGCGCGACGTCGTCGACGCAGCGCGATGGGCGCCGACGAGCGGGAATGCGCAACCGTGGATGTTCCTGCGCGTGCGCGATCCGGTCAAACGCGATGCGTTGGTCGCGACGACCTACGGCGGGTACGCCCGGAGTGCGCCGGAGCAGGCGTGGTTGCGGACCGCGCCGGAGCTTCTGCTCGTCTGCGTGGTGCCGTTGCGCACGATGGCGCGGTACGGCGAAGAGGGCCGCGCCTACGCGCGCCTCGACGTTGCCGCCGCCGTCCAGACGGCGTTGATCGCTGCCACGGCGTACGGACTCGGGAGCGCTTGGGTCGGTGGCTTCGACGCCGAAGCGGCCCGGACCGCTCTCGCCCTTGATCGCGATCTCGAGCCGTTGGCGATCGTTGCGCTCGGTTCCCCGGCGGAACGTGCCGGGGAACCGTACCGGTTGCCTCTCGAGGACGTGCTACGCGAGGTGTGACGTCCCGTGGGTGCCACGCGGGATGCCCTCAGGCCAGAACGGCGTCGACGGCGACGCGTGCGGCGCGCAACGTGGCGACCACCCGATTGCGGCCGCGGAGCAGCGACGTCGTGGCGAAACGGCGATCGTCGCCCGTCATCGTGTCGAGCCGTTCCGCGTCGGCCAGGTCGGGGAGTGGGGGGATCGTCAGGGCGGGGTCGTGATCGAACCGGGGGCGCGTCGTGTAGTCCAAGGCGATGAGGTCCCGCGACAGCCGCTTGAGCAGGTCATTGACCGCAGGGGCGGGGAGGTCACCGGCGTCGATGCGTTGCGCGAGCTCGTCGAGTCGGTCGAGCAACGCTTGGGCCGCTTCCCCTGCCGGCCCGAGGTCGAAGGCGTTGCCCGCCGCCGCCTGGTAGCGCTGGATGGTGGCGAGGAAGCCGCGGACCGTCGCTCGGAAGTCGAGCGGAAGCGTAGGGGCGGTGGCGTTGCGGTAGACGGCGAGCAGGTAGATGCGCACGTCCTTCTCGAGGATGTCGCGGTCGGCGACCTCGAGGGTGTCGTGTTCGGTGTGCCAGGCGATGTTTCCGCCGCAGCCCCCGACGCCGTAGTACCCCTTCTCGGCCCGCACGTCGTCCGGCATGGTCGAGAGGAGCATGAAGTACCCGCTGAGCCCGAGGTTGTTGAACGAGTAGTCGCCCGCCTGGTGGGCGCGCTCGGCGTGTAGGGGTTGCCCCACGGCGTCCTCGATGACCCGTGCGGCGAACGCTTCGGTATCCGCCGTCAGGGAAACGTCCTTGTACTCCGTCGCCCAGCGGCAGCCCGGAGAGTCGCAGTTGACTTGAGCGACGCAGCGCTCGACGAGGTCGACGGCGAAGGCGTCGGCGTACCAGGTGCTGCCGGCGTACCGGCCGGTCGAGTGGCCGGGCCACCAGGCGATGCGGACGCCACGCTTCAGGTCGTGGCGATGGGCGTACAGCAGGCGCGCGACTTCGAGCAGCGTCGCGTCGCCGGTGGCGTTGTCGCCGACGCCGACGTCCCAACTGTCGTAGTGCCCGTGGAGCAGCACGAAGTCGTCGCTCTCGGTCCCCTCGATGCGGACCTCGGGGACCTTGCTCTCGAACCAGCCGGACTCCATGGTGACGGCGACCGTCGCCGATTCGCCGCGTTCGGCGCGGGCCTTGAGGGCGTCGCCGTCGGGGCGGTTGACGTTGATGGCGGGCACGTGGGGCGCGCCGTCCTTCTCGTCGACGCCGGGCGTCCCCCACACCGACGTACAGGTCCCCCAGTGTGCGTCGGCGCCGGGGTTGATGGCGATCACGGCGAGCGCACCCAGGCGGGCGAGGTTCGTCACCGTTGCGGGGCTGGCGAACCCTTCGGTAATGGCGATCTTGCCGGCGACGTCGCTTCGCGCCGCCGCCTGAGCGTCGAACGTGTCGAAGACGTCGTCGCTGCCGGACGCGAAGCCGGCAGGGACGTACGTCAGAGGACCGTGGACGCCGTCGCGCGCGTCGGCACAGCCGGCGGGCGCCTTCCCGCCGAACGTCGCGCCCTCGGCGCGGACCTCGGCGTGGTGGGGGATCGTGAGGTAGAGCGTCGGCGCGTGCATCGTGACCGGAACGCCGTGAGCGCGGAGGCGCTCGGCGATGAGGTCGGCCGCGTCGTTGACGTCGGTGGGATGGACGCGGGGACGGGTGGCGAAGGTCTCCACGAGATCCCACGGGACGTTCATGTCGATGGCGTCGAGGAGACGTCGTTCGGCGTCGGTCACGAAAATCCTCCTAGGTGTTTTGCAGAGCAAAACACTGTTTTATATGTGCTTACGGTATCACGCCGTTCCCGCGCGTGGCACGACCGCCGGGCGAGGGCCAGGGCGTCACGCCCCCTGCGGGTCGAAGGCGTCGCGCAGGCCGTCGGCGAGGAGCTGCAGCGACAGCGTCGCGCTCGCGAGCGCCAGGCCGGGACCGACGGCGGCCCACGGCTGTCGCGTCAACAGCGCCCGCGCGTCCTGCAGGACGTTGCCCCACGTCGGCGTGGGGAGCGACACGCCGACCCCCAGGTAGGAGAGCGACGCCTCGACCAGCAGGAACGTCACCATCGTCGTCGCGAGCTGTACGAGGACCGGGCCCGCCATGAGCGGTGCGACGTGGCGGACGGTCGTCCGCCAGCGCGTCGCCCCGAGCGCCTCGGCGGCGGTCACGTGATCCGCGCTGCGGAGCGAGCGCGCGAAGCCCCGCACGAGACGGAAGTACAGCGGGGCGCCGGCGA
This genomic window contains:
- a CDS encoding ABC transporter permease: MADATVRLRPSRRAAAFRSVRSLAKVLVSDRYAFTGALVYVVFVAVAAFAGVLAPYEPTEILFTPEGMLAADLAPNAEHPLGTTSLGRDIYSQLLYGTRSALLVGLVAAFFVVAIGTVVGLVAGYMGGLVDTVLMRITDVAFGIPFLPFVIVLSAFLEPSIWNVVLAMSLILWRDTGRVIRSQVLTVKHRAFVEAARVSGSSTPRILFVHIAPNVLPISLLYGSIAVGWAILTEASISFLGFGATDQISWGYMLQDAYVSQALSRGAWHWFVPPGLAIVAIVVAGFFISRGYEELLFPKLKD
- a CDS encoding ABC transporter ATP-binding protein — encoded protein: MADVTNLVEVRGLTKHYERRGTPFARFGAAPEVVRAVDGVDLTIRRGEGVGLVGESGCGKTTTGRLLLRLIEPSSGSIRYDGADVGAMGAADLAAFRRRAQLVFQNPFEALNPRFTLYRSLVEPLANAGVPDADHEARIRRALDRVHLREPDRLLDKFPHQVSGGQLQRVVLARALVLDPEFIVADEPVSMLDVSVRAGILNVLREAKRDLGLTAVYISHDLALVRYVCERTVVMYLGRVMEDGPTESVVQNPAHPYSKALVAAVPTPDPQQEHVALPILPGRPDATAVPSGCPFRERCPEAHARCAEEVPAAHEIAPNHVVHCHLFDA
- a CDS encoding ABC transporter ATP-binding protein, which translates into the protein MLLETHDLTIRYRTPQGDLRAVDGVDLVVPEGEIVGLVGESGCGKTTLARSLIGVMAGNASIERGEIRFEGRDLVAAGSRAWNDLRWRDVAYIPQSAMNSLDPVYRVGDQLLEVLVRRGGMRRAAARARSEELFALVGIEANRLRDYPHEFSGGMRQRAAIALALALDPKLVIADEPVTALDVIVQRQILDTLNDLQKRLGISVLLVTHDISVVAYVCDRVAVMYAGKVAEVGPVDTVLGRPVHPYSMGLMNAFPDLGRAARTLVPIEGAPPDLHAPPEGCRFAPRCPFVEPRCATQPALVSLDEGHAAACWRHDDAEALRREASEVTTWQT
- a CDS encoding nitroreductase family protein, translated to MNALDAIRARRSVRAFAPEPVPDAVVRDVVDAARWAPTSGNAQPWMFLRVRDPVKRDALVATTYGGYARSAPEQAWLRTAPELLLVCVVPLRTMARYGEEGRAYARLDVAAAVQTALIAATAYGLGSAWVGGFDAEAARTALALDRDLEPLAIVALGSPAERAGEPYRLPLEDVLREV
- a CDS encoding nitroreductase family protein, which produces MRSGPLAGREVPFDVPLDDLVGPLDRGDREAILAGIEGVSSAANLQPWHVQVLDADAVAAAAAHALDALGRPTPNHRGRALRDVPWVLVVSMDVGRAKARFGERGAHLFGVQDVAVACSELRRAAWRRGVASHWVREMAWGAVGETLGLSPRRRPQALLAFGRPAPGAALEPPPSLRWRDVVDATGGEV
- a CDS encoding M28 family peptidase, with the translated sequence MTDAERRLLDAIDMNVPWDLVETFATRPRVHPTDVNDAADLIAERLRAHGVPVTMHAPTLYLTIPHHAEVRAEGATFGGKAPAGCADARDGVHGPLTYVPAGFASGSDDVFDTFDAQAAARSDVAGKIAITEGFASPATVTNLARLGALAVIAINPGADAHWGTCTSVWGTPGVDEKDGAPHVPAINVNRPDGDALKARAERGESATVAVTMESGWFESKVPEVRIEGTESDDFVLLHGHYDSWDVGVGDNATGDATLLEVARLLYAHRHDLKRGVRIAWWPGHSTGRYAGSTWYADAFAVDLVERCVAQVNCDSPGCRWATEYKDVSLTADTEAFAARVIEDAVGQPLHAERAHQAGDYSFNNLGLSGYFMLLSTMPDDVRAEKGYYGVGGCGGNIAWHTEHDTLEVADRDILEKDVRIYLLAVYRNATAPTLPLDFRATVRGFLATIQRYQAAAGNAFDLGPAGEAAQALLDRLDELAQRIDAGDLPAPAVNDLLKRLSRDLIALDYTTRPRFDHDPALTIPPLPDLADAERLDTMTGDDRRFATTSLLRGRNRVVATLRAARVAVDAVLA